From Senegalia massiliensis, a single genomic window includes:
- a CDS encoding amino acid--tRNA ligase-related protein — protein sequence MDFKSTESRLRKLDSYRTEFVSKDFSKYKAISVKEVLDKTFSQDNTDLVRINGRVLNIRKYKYSSYVILKDFDSKILLQTDESINYNFLKYIDTGDWIEVIGIENYSDEIKKIVVIDFKLIAKCRFIFPKKLVDKRKRFENRFLDFSVNDNSLEVVKISSLINKSIRKTLWDKGYSEYNTPTLFSSFNGGVSTPFTTKITALKRSGYLKVTSELYLKQLISAGFSSVFEIAGSFRNEGIDNTHIPGFPLLEVYKSFADAEYMLELNLEIIEKILIDLNGEPCIHLPNKKRIECSKNDWKKINAHEVIKNKTHIDILSDINNLRIQARKIGIECSDVSGPSTVIGNIIDKTIRIHTTEPIILTHLPSSMTPLMKKLDEDNRFSDRYWLYLNGVDISDIGSEQADYEEQIESLEKQFEMMHEAYPHISINKDLVKVVSYGLPKTGGIGCSLSRLLMAIMSLDDVRETPTFPYV from the coding sequence ATGGATTTTAAGTCTACAGAAAGCAGATTGAGAAAATTAGATAGCTATAGGACTGAATTTGTCAGCAAAGACTTTAGTAAATATAAAGCAATTAGTGTCAAAGAGGTTCTTGATAAAACATTTTCCCAAGACAATACTGATTTGGTTAGAATTAATGGAAGAGTTTTAAATATTCGAAAATATAAGTATAGCAGTTATGTTATTCTTAAAGATTTTGATTCGAAAATATTATTGCAAACTGATGAAAGTATTAATTATAATTTTTTAAAATATATAGATACAGGGGATTGGATAGAAGTCATTGGTATAGAAAATTATAGTGATGAAATAAAAAAAATTGTTGTAATTGATTTTAAGCTTATAGCCAAATGTAGGTTTATATTTCCGAAGAAATTAGTAGATAAGAGAAAAAGATTTGAAAATAGATTCTTAGATTTTTCAGTTAATGATAATTCATTGGAAGTTGTGAAAATTAGTTCATTAATTAATAAAAGTATAAGAAAGACTTTATGGGATAAAGGCTATAGCGAATATAATACACCAACTCTTTTTTCTAGTTTTAATGGTGGAGTTTCTACACCATTTACAACTAAAATTACAGCATTAAAAAGGAGTGGATATTTGAAAGTAACCTCTGAATTATACCTGAAACAATTAATATCTGCAGGTTTTAGTTCAGTATTTGAAATTGCGGGTTCATTTAGGAATGAAGGTATTGATAATACACATATCCCTGGATTTCCACTTTTGGAAGTTTATAAATCTTTTGCTGATGCAGAATATATGTTAGAACTTAACCTTGAAATTATTGAAAAGATATTAATTGACCTTAATGGAGAACCTTGTATCCATTTACCTAACAAGAAAAGAATTGAATGTAGCAAAAATGATTGGAAAAAGATTAATGCACATGAAGTAATTAAAAATAAAACCCATATTGATATTTTATCAGATATTAATAATTTAAGGATTCAAGCAAGAAAAATTGGAATTGAATGCTCAGATGTATCAGGTCCTTCTACCGTTATTGGTAACATAATAGATAAAACTATAAGAATTCATACTACCGAACCTATTATATTAACACATTTGCCTTCTAGTATGACTCCACTAATGAAAAAACTAGATGAAGACAATAGGTTTAGTGATAGGTATTGGTTGTATTTGAATGGAGTCGACATAAGTGATATCGGTAGTGAACAGGCAGATTACGAAGAACAAATTGAATCCTTAGAAAAACAATTTGAGATGATGCATGAGGCTTATCCACATATTTCAATCAATAAAGATCTTGTAAAAGTTGTTTCATATGGTTTGCCAAAAACTGGTGGAATAGGTTGTAGTTTAAGCCGATTATTAATGGCTATTATGAGTTTAGATGATGTAAGAGAAACACCAACTTTTCCATATGTATAA
- a CDS encoding amino acid adenylation domain-containing protein, with translation MNKENIFWVKYLNQIPNKQLLPFDNQKKSSDKRSIDKISRSFEPTEGIDIEKMKEIIYTAWSIVLGRYNNYEEVVFLVSYLNKIYPLIVNCNSEMQIEELTRELNKVNNQCEENLEHVHDSLIVDRMLEKTSYMTSIYFQRPKQDIPSNITFLFELSKGRISYNVEYNQFVFNKSTVMGMCSHFENALEEVFKHSNKKISNMEILTSSESKLILKDFNNKFLKYNENLTIDSMFEKNLENYPNSVAITCGTRNITYEELNHKSSALAYRLRKYWNVKRGEIVGILMERDIELVISIMGILKSGAAYMPIDLNLPKKRIDTMLTNANSKLVIKKSAKNVNLKGEYIWLNINEETKYQNITKQLPKRHSKSDLAYVLYTSGSTGYPKAVAVEHKNVVGYIHSFLNEFKLCEIDSMLQNSTVAFDISVEEIFPILMVGGKLVIAREEEKDDVDKLLKVIRRNEVSIISGFPLLIDEFNKRIIPSSLKCFISGGDVIHYKNYSKLIDFVNVYNTYGPSETTVCASYYKCNKNDDFYIPVGKPIANYKIYILDNAMNPMPVGIPGMIFIAGIGVSRGYYNQDEMTNERFINSPFESNEKIFMTGDVGIWCSDGNIKFLGRLDNQVMVRGMRVELDEVQNVMKRYPHISESVVLANKDSEDQVFLTSYIVSDKSISLVELTEYLKEYLPSFMIPEFFVLMTQLPVNINGKVDKEQLPKVIK, from the coding sequence ATGAACAAAGAAAATATATTTTGGGTAAAATATTTAAATCAGATTCCTAATAAACAATTATTACCATTTGATAATCAAAAAAAGTCTAGTGATAAAAGAAGCATTGATAAGATTTCAAGAAGTTTTGAACCTACTGAAGGTATAGATATTGAAAAGATGAAAGAAATTATATATACGGCATGGTCCATCGTTCTTGGAAGATATAATAATTATGAAGAAGTTGTATTTTTGGTATCGTATTTGAATAAGATCTATCCATTAATAGTAAACTGTAACAGTGAAATGCAAATCGAAGAACTAACAAGAGAGTTGAATAAAGTTAATAATCAATGTGAGGAAAACCTAGAACATGTTCACGATTCATTAATTGTTGATAGAATGCTTGAAAAAACAAGTTACATGACATCAATATACTTCCAAAGACCTAAACAGGACATACCTTCCAATATAACGTTTTTATTTGAATTGAGCAAAGGTAGGATTTCATATAATGTTGAATATAATCAGTTTGTGTTTAATAAATCTACGGTGATGGGTATGTGTAGCCATTTTGAGAATGCTCTTGAAGAAGTTTTTAAACACAGCAATAAAAAAATAAGTAATATGGAGATTCTTACTAGTTCCGAAAGCAAATTGATATTAAAAGATTTCAACAACAAATTTCTCAAGTATAATGAAAACTTAACAATTGACTCTATGTTTGAAAAAAACCTTGAGAATTATCCTAATAGTGTTGCGATTACTTGTGGTACTAGAAACATAACATATGAGGAGCTAAATCATAAATCAAGCGCGTTGGCATATCGTTTGAGAAAATACTGGAATGTGAAAAGAGGGGAGATAGTTGGTATCCTTATGGAGCGGGATATAGAATTGGTGATATCAATCATGGGCATTCTTAAATCGGGTGCTGCATACATGCCAATAGATTTGAATTTACCTAAAAAAAGAATAGATACTATGCTAACAAATGCCAATAGTAAGCTTGTCATTAAGAAAAGTGCTAAAAATGTTAATTTAAAAGGAGAATACATTTGGTTAAATATTAATGAAGAAACAAAATATCAAAACATTACCAAACAACTTCCTAAAAGGCATTCAAAATCAGATTTAGCTTACGTTCTTTACACAAGTGGTTCAACTGGATATCCTAAAGCTGTTGCTGTTGAACATAAAAATGTGGTTGGCTATATACATTCATTTTTAAATGAATTCAAATTATGTGAGATAGACTCAATGTTACAAAATTCAACGGTAGCTTTCGACATATCGGTAGAAGAAATTTTTCCAATCCTGATGGTTGGTGGTAAACTTGTGATTGCAAGAGAAGAAGAAAAGGACGATGTTGACAAGTTATTAAAAGTGATAAGAAGAAATGAAGTATCAATAATAAGTGGATTTCCTTTATTGATAGATGAATTTAATAAAAGAATCATTCCATCCTCACTAAAATGTTTTATTTCAGGTGGTGATGTGATACATTATAAGAATTATTCTAAGTTAATTGATTTTGTTAATGTATACAATACTTACGGGCCTTCGGAGACTACCGTATGTGCTAGTTATTATAAATGTAATAAAAATGATGATTTTTATATACCTGTTGGCAAGCCAATTGCAAATTATAAAATTTATATTTTAGATAATGCTATGAACCCAATGCCTGTAGGAATACCTGGAATGATTTTCATAGCAGGTATAGGCGTAAGTAGAGGATACTATAATCAGGATGAAATGACAAATGAAAGATTCATTAATAGTCCATTTGAGAGTAATGAAAAGATTTTCATGACAGGAGATGTTGGAATATGGTGTTCTGATGGAAACATAAAATTTCTTGGCAGACTAGACAACCAGGTAATGGTAAGAGGTATGAGGGTTGAACTAGATGAGGTTCAAAATGTAATGAAACGATATCCCCATATATCTGAAAGCGTTGTCCTTGCAAATAAAGATTCAGAAGATCAAGTGTTTTTGACATCTTATATTGTTTCAGATAAGAGTATTTCACTTGTAGAATTAACTGAATACTTAAAAGAATATTTGCCAAGTTTCATGATTCCTGAGTTTTTTGTCTTGATGACTCAGTTGCCAGTAAATATTAATGGGAAAGTTGATAAAGAACAATTGCCCAAAGTGATTAAGTAA
- the lysS gene encoding lysine--tRNA ligase, producing MNNIFESRLIRRNNWKDRECGLYPNQFEKSHSAKDLNSFNADERVSFAGRISKIRNLGKIAFMDIKDYSGMFQVSFTVDDLGDKEYKFYLNNLDTGDIIGVMGEIYSTKGNQKTLRVEECYLLSKALRIVPSSYEKFNSAELCVRQRYLDLLVNDDTRKRFELRSKMISLIRKYLDEEHFMEVETPILQPVAIGAAARPFKTYHNSLDIPLFLRIGHEPYLKRLMVGGYERIYEIGKCFRNEGIDPSRLQEFTLLEYYVAYWNYKDNMKFMQKMLQEIIIKLMGSTKVTYQGIEIDFAGEWPEVTFRELLIKYVDIDIDEVTTYEELVSDIQKKNLDIEYDKYFTYSSLLDALYKKYSRIHVIQPTFVTEYPTELVCLSRTCDDNPKRLELFQLIVNSWELIKAYSELVDPIEQKERFEEQKKMREAGDEVASEADEEYVLCMEYGMPIMSGIGLGIDRLLAILTNVTNIRDTIYFPPVKPMRRSELE from the coding sequence ATGAATAATATTTTTGAATCACGTTTAATTAGAAGAAATAATTGGAAGGATAGAGAATGTGGTTTATATCCTAATCAGTTTGAGAAGTCACATTCTGCTAAAGATTTAAATTCTTTTAATGCAGATGAAAGAGTATCTTTTGCCGGAAGAATTTCGAAAATAAGAAATTTAGGGAAAATTGCATTTATGGATATAAAAGATTATAGTGGAATGTTTCAGGTTTCATTTACAGTAGATGATTTAGGAGATAAAGAATATAAATTCTATCTTAACAACTTAGACACTGGAGATATTATTGGTGTAATGGGTGAAATTTATAGTACAAAAGGAAATCAAAAAACTCTAAGGGTTGAAGAGTGTTATTTATTATCTAAAGCTTTAAGGATTGTTCCTAGTAGTTATGAGAAATTTAATTCAGCAGAACTTTGTGTACGACAGCGATATCTAGATTTATTGGTGAATGATGATACAAGGAAAAGATTTGAATTAAGAAGTAAAATGATAAGTCTTATTAGAAAATATTTAGATGAAGAACATTTTATGGAGGTTGAAACTCCGATACTTCAGCCTGTTGCTATTGGAGCAGCTGCTCGGCCTTTTAAAACATATCATAACTCTCTGGACATTCCTTTATTTCTTAGAATTGGACATGAGCCATATTTAAAAAGACTTATGGTTGGTGGTTATGAACGAATATATGAAATTGGAAAATGTTTTAGAAACGAAGGGATTGATCCATCAAGACTTCAAGAATTTACATTACTTGAATATTATGTTGCATATTGGAATTATAAAGATAATATGAAATTTATGCAAAAAATGTTACAAGAAATTATCATAAAATTGATGGGATCTACTAAAGTAACATATCAAGGAATAGAAATTGATTTTGCTGGAGAATGGCCAGAGGTGACATTTAGGGAATTGTTAATTAAATATGTAGATATCGATATTGATGAAGTAACCACTTATGAGGAGTTAGTTAGTGATATACAGAAAAAGAATTTAGATATTGAGTATGATAAGTATTTTACATATAGTTCATTATTAGATGCACTATATAAAAAGTATAGTAGAATTCATGTAATTCAGCCTACTTTTGTAACAGAATACCCAACAGAACTTGTATGTCTCTCAAGAACCTGCGATGATAATCCTAAAAGGTTAGAGTTATTTCAACTCATAGTTAATTCATGGGAGTTAATAAAAGCATATTCGGAATTAGTTGATCCGATAGAGCAAAAAGAAAGATTTGAAGAACAGAAAAAAATGAGAGAAGCTGGTGATGAAGTTGCAAGTGAAGCTGATGAGGAATATGTACTTTGCATGGAATATGGTATGCCAATTATGTCTGGAATAGGATTAGGGATAGATAGATTGTTAGCTATTTTAACTAATGTTACTAATATTAGAGATACTATTTATTTTCCACCTGTTAAACCAATGAGAAGAAGTGAATTAGAATAA
- the lysS gene encoding lysine--tRNA ligase — translation MNYKKGEFDKIMNTQEFSNVKRISEHELIRTEKMNKLRDLGIDPFGDKFIASTHSKELINNYSQYSRKALLEKNITVSLAGRVMTKRGKGKAGFMHIQDVEGQIQVYVRADQITQLEFEVYNQTDIGDIIGIEGKVFKTQTDELSVRVQTYKHLTKALKPLPDKFHGITDEDMKFRKRYLDIIMNKDVKELFIKKQIFWSTVRNFLLEKGFLEVETPILEVSSGGAASKPFKTHHNALGIDVFLRISMGELWQKKLLVAGFEKTFEIGRQFRNEGMSNEHLQDYTQMEFYWAYADYSDGMEITKELYRKITKALMGTSKFISRGFEIDMDKEWEIYDFQEVIKENVGVDIYNTSLEDIKEKLESFDVIFDPDLGYWRLVDLLWKVVRKDLSGPGFLVGQPVQLNPLPKRLKEDPRKVAQMQIILAGSEMGNGYSELNDPLDLDERFNEQRMMSEAGDEEAHNHDEDFVEALKYGMPPAFGFGFSERLFSMMMDKPIRECVIFPLMKPQNK, via the coding sequence ATGAACTATAAAAAAGGAGAGTTTGATAAAATTATGAATACTCAAGAATTTTCAAATGTAAAAAGAATTAGTGAACATGAATTAATTAGAACTGAGAAAATGAACAAGCTGAGAGATTTAGGTATTGACCCATTTGGTGATAAATTCATAGCATCAACTCACTCAAAAGAATTGATCAATAATTATTCTCAATATTCAAGAAAAGCACTACTTGAAAAAAATATAACTGTCTCTCTAGCTGGAAGAGTTATGACAAAACGAGGCAAAGGTAAGGCAGGTTTCATGCATATTCAAGATGTGGAAGGTCAAATTCAAGTATATGTTAGAGCGGATCAGATAACTCAGTTGGAGTTTGAAGTATACAATCAAACAGATATTGGAGATATAATTGGAATTGAAGGCAAAGTATTCAAAACTCAAACAGATGAATTGAGTGTAAGAGTTCAAACATATAAACACTTGACGAAAGCACTTAAGCCATTACCAGATAAATTCCATGGCATTACAGATGAAGACATGAAGTTTAGAAAAAGATATCTTGATATTATTATGAATAAAGATGTTAAAGAGCTTTTTATAAAGAAGCAAATATTTTGGAGCACAGTCAGAAACTTCTTACTTGAAAAAGGCTTTTTAGAAGTAGAAACTCCAATACTTGAAGTTTCATCAGGTGGAGCTGCATCAAAACCTTTTAAGACACACCACAATGCTTTAGGTATTGATGTATTCTTAAGAATATCTATGGGTGAATTATGGCAGAAAAAGCTATTGGTTGCTGGATTTGAAAAGACATTCGAAATTGGAAGACAGTTTCGGAATGAAGGTATGAGTAATGAACATCTACAGGATTATACTCAAATGGAGTTCTATTGGGCATATGCTGATTATAGCGATGGAATGGAGATAACAAAAGAGTTGTACAGGAAAATTACTAAAGCATTAATGGGAACCTCAAAATTCATATCACGTGGATTTGAGATAGATATGGATAAAGAATGGGAAATTTATGATTTTCAAGAAGTTATAAAAGAAAATGTAGGTGTTGATATCTATAATACGAGTTTAGAGGACATTAAAGAAAAACTTGAATCTTTTGATGTCATATTTGATCCTGATCTAGGTTACTGGAGACTTGTTGATCTACTATGGAAAGTTGTTAGAAAAGACTTGTCTGGTCCTGGATTCTTAGTAGGACAACCGGTTCAACTTAATCCATTACCAAAAAGACTTAAAGAAGATCCTAGAAAGGTTGCACAGATGCAAATCATTCTTGCTGGATCAGAAATGGGTAATGGATACAGCGAGTTAAATGATCCTTTAGATTTAGATGAAAGATTTAATGAACAAAGAATGATGAGTGAAGCAGGAGACGAAGAAGCACATAATCATGATGAAGATTTTGTTGAGGCTTTGAAGTATGGAATGCCTCCTGCATTTGGTTTCGGATTTTCAGAGAGACTATTCTCTATGATGATGGATAAACCAATTAGAGAATGTGTAATATTCCCTCTAATGAAACCCCAAAATAAATGA
- a CDS encoding ATP-grasp domain-containing protein, whose product MKKKVLIVGHNKKLIEHCTRSNIIVDNLIDQWDYEEDRDNLSEVRKRLYVEDVRKLDQVSAIFIGKPEKYDAIITSYEGGMITAGFLEFLINKKFKNYEQSFIMRNKYLQKLKAKECVPVTKIQILENLYELKNEDIYLTYPIVIKPIDGFATNSTFVIDTFENLIVMSHKLNKGKKYLIEEFVNGQEYFADGYIVDGKLGTFCVSKYEKPVIQINQGHVVKAIQVHPEANKALYSEVESFLTKTLKSLDYQNGVFHLEFFSSSGQYVFSECGARPGGGMIVDCYQSLFGLNLNELVASTQLKLNIEEPSLSDEAYGFSYIPVLRKDIKELPSLSDLKQHFQFVKGLKYDWKIGDKIPDMKKNSMRRVGIFEVSIRKDEDSFDKLNEVIDYFKGL is encoded by the coding sequence TTGAAAAAGAAAGTTCTAATAGTAGGTCATAATAAAAAGCTAATAGAGCACTGCACAAGAAGTAACATAATAGTAGATAACTTAATAGATCAATGGGATTATGAAGAAGATAGAGACAATTTAAGTGAAGTAAGGAAAAGGTTATATGTAGAAGATGTAAGAAAGCTAGATCAAGTATCCGCAATTTTCATAGGTAAACCGGAAAAGTATGACGCAATTATCACTTCATATGAAGGAGGTATGATAACTGCAGGTTTTCTTGAATTTCTAATAAATAAAAAATTTAAGAACTATGAACAATCTTTTATTATGAGAAACAAGTATCTTCAAAAATTAAAAGCAAAAGAATGTGTCCCTGTAACAAAAATACAGATATTAGAAAATTTATATGAATTAAAAAATGAAGATATTTATTTAACTTATCCTATTGTTATAAAACCTATTGATGGGTTTGCAACAAATTCAACATTTGTGATTGATACATTTGAGAATTTAATAGTAATGTCACACAAATTGAATAAAGGAAAGAAATATTTAATAGAGGAGTTTGTTAATGGTCAAGAATATTTTGCTGATGGCTATATAGTTGATGGTAAGTTAGGCACTTTTTGCGTCAGCAAATATGAAAAGCCGGTTATACAAATAAATCAAGGGCATGTGGTTAAAGCCATTCAAGTACATCCAGAAGCAAATAAAGCCTTATACTCAGAAGTAGAAAGCTTTTTGACCAAAACTTTAAAGTCGTTAGATTACCAGAATGGCGTTTTTCATTTAGAATTTTTTAGTAGCAGTGGGCAATATGTATTCAGTGAGTGTGGTGCCCGACCTGGGGGTGGAATGATTGTAGATTGTTATCAATCTCTTTTTGGGTTAAATCTCAATGAGTTGGTTGCAAGTACACAATTAAAACTTAATATTGAAGAACCTTCATTATCAGATGAAGCATATGGTTTTTCATATATTCCAGTCTTAAGGAAAGATATAAAAGAGCTCCCTTCTTTATCTGACTTAAAACAACATTTTCAGTTTGTTAAAGGTTTGAAGTATGACTGGAAAATCGGCGATAAAATCCCAGACATGAAGAAAAATAGCATGAGAAGAGTTGGGATTTTTGAAGTATCTATTAGAAAAGATGAAGATTCTTTTGATAAATTGAATGAAGTTATAGATTATTTTAAAGGACTTTAG
- a CDS encoding ATP-grasp domain-containing protein, with protein MKNVLCYGFKKSLVESTRNKNIKLIQVIDDWDDPEFLPSPENHEMRIKVKDSTNDFFVLSSLMRNQAEDIDLVISPYEYTLVNVSIMAKLLSVDYILPNVAISFRDKIIQKTKLAGAVKLPKYTEYDEAFSFDDLKKLVGTPFVIKPNSGTGTIFTYKITDKKTFLEVKPKLDAMYNRFNTIIVESFVSGTEYYVDGWFSDYKLQQFIVSKYVTPLLNIYNGELTQGISLKKSEHEDLYNEVETILNSVMPTLDLGNSVFHLEFFLNENGEIVFSECAARLGGTLVEEKFKYNFDIDMNLVQLEPEKYKGSFKEISTNTGFSYLPSPTVIIELPSADYLKEKNKDLIAFEYEWECGMGIPDSNASTSSRIGRFIVKGKSEEETFFNLEKVVSDFKKFIIESGGSFEKESSNSRS; from the coding sequence ATGAAGAATGTTTTATGTTATGGATTTAAAAAATCATTAGTAGAATCTACTAGAAATAAGAATATCAAACTAATTCAAGTAATAGACGATTGGGACGATCCAGAGTTTTTACCTAGTCCTGAGAATCATGAAATGAGAATAAAAGTGAAAGATAGTACTAATGATTTTTTTGTGTTATCTTCACTAATGAGAAATCAGGCAGAGGATATAGATCTAGTCATTTCACCTTATGAATATACACTAGTGAATGTATCTATAATGGCAAAGCTGCTTTCTGTTGATTATATTTTGCCTAATGTGGCAATTTCTTTTAGAGATAAGATCATCCAGAAAACCAAACTAGCGGGTGCTGTGAAATTGCCTAAGTATACAGAATATGATGAGGCGTTTAGCTTTGATGATTTGAAAAAATTAGTTGGAACCCCATTTGTTATTAAGCCAAACTCTGGTACAGGAACAATTTTTACTTATAAAATTACTGATAAAAAAACTTTTTTAGAAGTGAAACCGAAACTGGATGCTATGTATAACAGATTTAATACTATAATTGTGGAGTCATTTGTTAGTGGAACTGAGTATTATGTTGATGGATGGTTTTCAGATTATAAACTTCAGCAATTTATTGTTTCTAAATATGTAACGCCGTTGTTAAATATTTATAATGGAGAACTTACACAAGGGATTTCATTAAAGAAGAGTGAACATGAAGACTTATATAATGAGGTGGAAACTATACTTAATTCAGTAATGCCAACTCTTGATTTAGGAAATAGTGTATTCCATTTAGAATTCTTTTTAAATGAAAATGGAGAGATAGTTTTTAGCGAATGTGCCGCCAGATTAGGTGGAACATTAGTCGAGGAAAAATTCAAGTACAATTTTGATATTGACATGAATTTGGTTCAATTAGAGCCCGAAAAATATAAAGGAAGCTTTAAAGAAATTAGTACTAATACTGGATTTAGCTATTTGCCAAGTCCGACAGTAATTATTGAATTGCCATCCGCAGACTATCTAAAGGAAAAAAATAAGGATTTGATTGCATTTGAGTATGAGTGGGAATGTGGTATGGGAATACCTGATAGTAATGCGTCAACTTCATCTAGAATAGGTAGATTTATTGTTAAAGGAAAAAGTGAAGAAGAAACGTTTTTTAATCTAGAAAAAGTTGTGTCTGATTTCAAGAAATTTATTATTGAAAGTGGTGGAAGTTTTGAAAAAGAAAGTTCTAATAGTAGGTCATAA
- a CDS encoding dCTP deaminase: MKGEYDFCFCIDHTINIMILTRNKIYEEYLNKKIDINPFNKKNLSTNSYDLSLFPELIFYTQDVLDPKLDNPYKKIKIPPEGLKLNKGEFCLGASMEVIGSDFYVPIIHGKSGIARLGLFVHVTADLIDIGYKGRITFQFMPTEDVVVYPNMSIGQMTFWQPLGEITLYDGKYQNGKGPATSKTYLDYEND; encoded by the coding sequence ATGAAAGGAGAGTATGATTTTTGCTTCTGTATTGATCATACAATTAATATTATGATATTGACAAGAAATAAAATTTATGAAGAATATTTAAATAAGAAAATTGATATTAACCCTTTTAACAAAAAAAATTTATCAACAAACTCATATGATTTATCTCTTTTTCCTGAATTAATATTCTATACTCAAGATGTACTGGATCCAAAACTAGATAATCCATATAAAAAAATTAAAATACCTCCAGAAGGCTTGAAACTTAATAAGGGTGAATTTTGTTTAGGAGCAAGTATGGAAGTGATTGGAAGTGATTTCTACGTACCTATAATTCATGGAAAGTCTGGAATCGCAAGACTAGGATTATTTGTACATGTAACCGCTGATCTTATAGATATTGGCTATAAAGGAAGGATCACATTCCAGTTTATGCCAACGGAAGATGTTGTTGTTTACCCCAATATGAGTATTGGTCAAATGACTTTTTGGCAGCCACTTGGAGAAATCACTTTATACGATGGGAAATATCAAAATGGCAAAGGGCCAGCAACTTCAAAAACATATTTGGACTATGAAAATGATTAA
- a CDS encoding dCTP deaminase, translating into MILTGKQIHEEYKLGKISLEPFSLDQIKRDSYNYRLGQYLKEAYYDEDSRLKFNVIDLKERGSYVIKKDTLYLGVTYEEIGSSRYAMSLIGKSSLGRLGLFLQISANLGHTGSSHKWTLEIYSPNNIVLNYKMVIGQVSFWTNYGKVEKTQHYYNNFSDPRESILMKQTFV; encoded by the coding sequence ATGATATTAACAGGTAAACAAATACATGAAGAATATAAGCTTGGTAAAATTTCTTTAGAACCATTTTCTTTAGATCAAATAAAACGCGATAGCTACAACTATAGGTTAGGACAATATTTAAAAGAAGCATATTATGATGAAGATAGCAGATTGAAATTCAATGTAATAGATTTGAAGGAACGTGGAAGCTACGTTATAAAAAAAGACACCTTATACTTAGGTGTAACATATGAGGAAATAGGTTCAAGTAGATATGCAATGTCATTGATTGGGAAAAGTTCACTTGGAAGATTAGGATTATTTTTGCAAATATCGGCAAATCTAGGACATACAGGATCAAGCCATAAATGGACACTAGAAATCTATTCTCCCAATAATATCGTACTTAATTATAAAATGGTAATTGGACAAGTATCATTTTGGACGAACTATGGAAAAGTAGAGAAAACTCAACACTATTACAACAATTTTAGTGATCCCAGAGAAAGCATATTAATGAAACAAACATTTGTTTAG